A single region of the Jatrophihabitans sp. GAS493 genome encodes:
- a CDS encoding cyclopropane-fatty-acyl-phospholipid synthase family protein, translating into MSARHTPADRIAGIVHDVAGLQLPVRIRAWDGSEAGPAQTPVLVIRNRRALRRLLWSPNELGLARAYVTGDIDVDGDIVDGFREAWRAARRDSAQTISLGLSARLRAARSAASLGIIGLRPAAPRSEAKLAGRLHSRRRDREAISHHYDLSNEFYQLLLDDSMAYSSAYFSSPDQSLEPDQSLESAQRAKLDLICRKLDLKPGMRLLDVGCGWGSLILHAAENYGVRATGVTLSEQQRDFIAKRVAERGVAELVTVRLQDYREIPAGETFDAVSSIEMGEHVGQQNYGVYAATLHDHLLPTGRLLLQQMSRPAGTAPGGGAFIESYIAPDMHMRPLAETLGFLESAGLEIRDVEAMREHYVRTVAGWMDRFEQRYDDVVNLVGAEVARVWRLYLVGGALSFEEGRMGVDQILAVRASSEGASGMPADRPWAR; encoded by the coding sequence ATGTCCGCTCGCCACACCCCCGCCGATCGAATCGCCGGCATCGTCCACGACGTAGCCGGTCTGCAACTGCCGGTCCGCATCCGGGCCTGGGACGGAAGCGAGGCGGGACCGGCACAGACACCGGTGCTCGTCATCCGGAACCGGCGAGCGCTCCGGCGCCTGCTCTGGAGCCCCAACGAGCTCGGCCTCGCTCGCGCTTATGTCACCGGCGACATCGACGTGGACGGTGACATCGTGGACGGATTCCGTGAGGCCTGGCGAGCCGCTCGCCGCGACAGCGCGCAGACGATCTCCCTCGGACTCTCCGCCCGGTTGCGCGCGGCCCGCAGTGCGGCCTCGTTGGGGATCATCGGCCTCCGGCCGGCCGCGCCGAGGTCAGAGGCGAAGTTGGCGGGCCGGCTGCACAGTCGGCGCCGTGACCGGGAGGCCATCTCCCACCACTACGACCTTTCGAATGAGTTCTATCAGTTGTTGCTGGATGACTCGATGGCCTACTCCTCGGCCTACTTCAGCTCGCCCGATCAGTCGCTGGAGCCCGATCAGTCGCTGGAGAGCGCGCAGCGGGCGAAGCTTGATCTCATCTGCCGCAAACTTGACCTGAAGCCGGGGATGCGGCTGCTCGACGTGGGCTGTGGCTGGGGTTCGCTCATTCTGCACGCGGCCGAAAACTACGGCGTACGGGCGACTGGGGTGACCCTCTCCGAGCAGCAGCGCGACTTCATCGCGAAGCGGGTCGCCGAGCGCGGAGTCGCCGAGTTGGTGACCGTGCGGCTGCAGGACTACCGCGAGATCCCGGCCGGTGAGACCTTCGATGCGGTCAGCTCGATCGAGATGGGCGAGCACGTCGGGCAGCAGAACTACGGGGTCTACGCGGCAACCCTGCATGACCATCTGCTCCCCACCGGCCGACTGCTACTGCAGCAGATGTCTCGACCGGCCGGCACCGCGCCCGGCGGAGGCGCCTTCATCGAGTCGTATATCGCGCCCGACATGCACATGCGGCCACTGGCCGAGACGCTCGGCTTCCTCGAGTCGGCCGGCTTGGAGATTCGCGACGTGGAGGCGATGCGTGAGCACTACGTCCGCACCGTGGCCGGCTGGATGGATCGCTTCGAACAGCGCTACGACGACGTGGTAAACCTCGTAGGGGCGGAGGTCGCCCGGGTCTGGCGGTTGTACCTCGTCGGCGGTGCGTTGAGTTTCGAGGAGGGCCGGATGGGCGTCGATCAGATTCTGGCCGTCCGGGCCAGCAGCGAGGGAGCGAGCGGCATGCCGGCAGATCGTCCCTGGGCTCGCTGA
- a CDS encoding uroporphyrinogen-III synthase, translated as MESSPLAEIGPLAGYTVGVTAARRADEFGALLQRRGAAVMQAPAIRILPLADDAQLRQVTQRIIADPPQIIVATTGIGFRGWVEAAHEWDLADDLLDALSRARVLARGPKATGALRAAGLREEWSPASESSAEVLEHLRAEGVAGRRVAVQLHGATTEWEPLPDFSQGLRELGAEVTAIPVYRWTPPPDLAPLDRLLESTLCGTVDLLAFTSAPAVASMLGRARETGILERLLSVLRDGVVSACVGPVTAGPLEALAVPTVQPARFRLGALARLVGEELVRRTRVIEVGEHELSLRGQAVVLDGALRPISPAGMSLLSELAARPGQVVSQEKLLSRLPGRGVDTHAVESAVARLRSALGDNSIVQTVTKRGYRLAIP; from the coding sequence ATGGAGTCCTCCCCGCTCGCCGAGATCGGCCCGCTGGCCGGGTACACGGTGGGCGTCACGGCGGCCCGTCGGGCCGACGAGTTCGGAGCGCTCCTACAGCGACGCGGTGCGGCGGTGATGCAGGCGCCGGCCATCCGCATCCTTCCGCTGGCCGACGACGCGCAGCTGCGCCAAGTCACCCAACGGATCATCGCCGACCCGCCCCAGATCATCGTGGCCACCACCGGGATCGGGTTCCGGGGATGGGTGGAGGCGGCGCACGAGTGGGATCTCGCCGATGATCTTCTGGACGCGCTCAGTCGCGCTCGGGTGCTGGCGCGGGGGCCGAAGGCGACCGGTGCGCTGCGGGCGGCCGGCCTGCGCGAGGAGTGGTCACCGGCCTCGGAGTCTTCGGCCGAGGTGCTGGAGCACCTCCGGGCCGAGGGCGTCGCCGGTCGACGCGTCGCGGTGCAGCTTCACGGCGCAACCACCGAGTGGGAGCCGCTGCCGGATTTCTCCCAGGGCCTGCGCGAACTCGGTGCCGAGGTGACGGCGATCCCCGTCTACCGGTGGACACCCCCGCCCGATCTCGCACCGCTGGACCGGCTTCTGGAATCGACACTCTGCGGGACGGTCGACCTTCTCGCCTTCACCAGCGCGCCGGCTGTGGCCAGCATGCTCGGCCGGGCCCGGGAGACGGGCATCCTCGAACGACTGCTGAGCGTGCTCCGGGATGGCGTCGTGAGCGCCTGTGTCGGCCCGGTCACCGCTGGACCGCTCGAGGCGCTAGCGGTGCCGACGGTGCAGCCGGCCCGCTTCCGCCTCGGCGCGCTGGCGCGTCTGGTCGGGGAGGAACTGGTGCGGCGAACCAGGGTGATCGAGGTGGGCGAGCACGAGCTGAGCCTGCGGGGGCAGGCCGTGGTACTCGACGGTGCCCTCCGCCCGATCTCCCCAGCCGGCATGTCGCTGCTCTCGGAACTGGCGGCCCGACCGGGGCAGGTCGTCTCCCAGGAGAAGTTGCTCAGCCGCCTGCCCGGGCGCGGTGTCGACACCCATGCGGTCGAGTCGGCGGTGGCCCGCCTGCGATCGGCGCTCGGTGACAACTCGATAGTCCAAACGGTGACCAAACGGGGATACCGGTTAGCTATTCCCTGA
- a CDS encoding citrate synthase, with protein MTQVAPAQQSITFSRAGAEDIEFNVVPAAEGSDGADISKLLTQTGLVTFDPGFGNTAACKSAITYIDGDAGILRYRGYPIEQLAANSSFPEVSYLLIYGELPTADQLANFTSWIGRHTLLHEDLKRFFDGFPRDAHPMPVLSSAVSALSTFYQDSLNPFDPAQVELSTVRLLAKLPTIAAYAYKKSVGQPFLYPDNSLGMVENFLRMTFGFPAEPYEVDPVIARALDLLFILHADHEQNCSTSTVRLVGSSEANMFASVSAGINALFGPLHGGANQSVLEMLEQIKADGGDVKRFVERVKNKEDGVRLMGFGHRVYKNYDPRAAIIKKTADEVLSSLGKRDQLLDIAMELEAVALSDEYFISRKLYPNVDFYTGLLYRAMGFPTRMFTVLFAIGRLPGWIAQWYEMINDPQTKIGRPRQLYTGPLERDYLSLEQR; from the coding sequence ATGACGCAGGTAGCTCCCGCGCAGCAGTCGATCACATTCAGCAGGGCGGGCGCCGAGGACATCGAGTTCAACGTCGTGCCGGCCGCTGAGGGCTCGGACGGGGCGGATATCTCCAAGCTGCTCACCCAGACCGGGTTGGTCACCTTCGATCCGGGGTTCGGCAACACGGCAGCCTGCAAATCGGCGATCACCTACATCGACGGCGACGCCGGCATCCTGCGGTATCGGGGCTACCCGATCGAACAGCTCGCCGCGAACTCGAGCTTCCCGGAGGTCAGCTACCTGCTCATCTACGGCGAGCTCCCGACGGCTGACCAGTTGGCCAACTTCACCAGCTGGATCGGGCGGCACACCCTGCTGCACGAGGACCTCAAGCGCTTCTTCGACGGCTTTCCGCGTGACGCGCACCCGATGCCGGTCCTCTCGTCGGCCGTCTCCGCACTCTCCACCTTCTATCAGGATTCGCTGAATCCGTTCGACCCGGCGCAGGTCGAGCTATCGACCGTTCGACTGCTGGCCAAACTGCCGACCATCGCGGCTTATGCGTACAAGAAATCGGTCGGGCAGCCCTTCCTCTACCCCGACAACTCCCTCGGCATGGTGGAGAACTTCCTCCGGATGACGTTCGGCTTTCCCGCCGAGCCCTACGAGGTCGACCCGGTCATCGCGCGCGCGCTCGACCTGCTCTTCATCCTGCACGCCGACCATGAGCAGAACTGCTCCACCTCGACGGTCCGTCTCGTCGGCTCGTCGGAAGCCAACATGTTCGCCTCCGTCTCGGCCGGCATCAACGCCCTCTTCGGCCCCCTACATGGCGGGGCGAACCAGAGCGTTCTGGAGATGCTCGAGCAGATCAAGGCCGACGGCGGCGATGTCAAACGTTTCGTAGAGCGGGTGAAGAACAAGGAGGACGGGGTTCGCCTGATGGGCTTTGGGCACCGTGTCTACAAGAACTACGATCCGCGGGCGGCGATCATCAAGAAGACGGCGGACGAGGTTCTCTCGTCGCTGGGTAAGCGTGACCAGTTGCTGGACATCGCGATGGAGCTTGAGGCGGTGGCACTGAGCGACGAATACTTCATCTCGCGCAAGCTCTACCCGAATGTCGACTTCTATACCGGCCTTCTCTACCGGGCTATGGGCTTCCCGACCCGGATGTTCACGGTGCTCTTCGCGATCGGCCGGCTCCCCGGCTGGATCGCGCAGTGGTACGAGATGATCAACGACCCGCAGACCAAGATCGGCCGCCCGCGTCAGCTCTACACCGGACCGCTGGAGCGCGACTACCTCTCACTCGAGCAACGCTGA
- a CDS encoding putative protein N(5)-glutamine methyltransferase gives MPEQDDLRADVVGRLRQAGCVFAEEEAELLLAAADSPARLEAQLALRVSGQPLEHVLGWAEFYGLRIAISSGVFVPRRRTELLVAEAVAVAGQTAAPIVVDLCCGAGAVAAAIVSAIPTARVFASDLSPEAVSCARRNLVGGGVEVFLGDLYDPLPAELYRRVDVLVANAPYVPTEAIALMPPEARLYERRMALDGGDDGLEIARRILFSAQAWLAEGGTLLIETSDRQAEPLARAFTESGLKARIVESAELDATVVIGALPPDLTGDRLA, from the coding sequence ATGCCCGAGCAGGACGACCTTCGCGCCGACGTCGTCGGGCGACTACGGCAGGCCGGCTGCGTCTTCGCCGAGGAGGAGGCGGAGTTGCTGCTGGCCGCGGCCGACTCCCCCGCGCGGCTGGAGGCGCAGCTGGCGCTGCGGGTCTCGGGCCAGCCGTTGGAGCACGTCCTGGGATGGGCGGAGTTCTATGGTCTTCGCATCGCTATCTCGTCGGGCGTCTTCGTTCCTCGCCGACGTACCGAGCTACTCGTCGCCGAGGCTGTCGCCGTCGCCGGCCAGACCGCGGCGCCGATCGTGGTCGATCTCTGCTGCGGAGCGGGTGCGGTCGCGGCGGCAATCGTCTCGGCGATCCCGACGGCTCGGGTCTTCGCCAGCGACCTCTCGCCGGAGGCGGTCAGCTGCGCACGCCGCAACCTCGTCGGCGGCGGGGTGGAGGTCTTTCTCGGTGATCTCTACGACCCGCTGCCGGCCGAGCTGTACCGACGCGTTGACGTGCTGGTGGCCAATGCGCCCTATGTACCGACCGAGGCGATTGCGCTGATGCCGCCCGAAGCCCGTCTCTACGAGCGGCGGATGGCGCTGGACGGAGGGGATGACGGCCTGGAGATCGCTCGCCGAATCCTCTTCAGCGCTCAGGCCTGGCTGGCCGAGGGCGGCACCCTGCTCATTGAGACCAGCGACCGGCAGGCTGAACCTCTCGCCCGGGCCTTCACCGAAAGCGGACTGAAAGCTCGCATCGTCGAATCGGCTGAACTCGACGCCACAGTCGTAATCGGCGCGCTGCCGCCCGATTTGACCGGCGACCGGCTAGCCTGA
- a CDS encoding PaaI family thioesterase, which yields MEQLDLSKLNVGLTEHLGLRLDEITPDRVRMSFDIRPEHLQPFGIVHGGVYCSVVETAASMGAAAWLASTGTEGKVVGVSNQTDFLRALAEGSVAGVATPVHRGRSQQLWIVEITDAQQRLVARGQVRLQNLTN from the coding sequence ATGGAGCAACTTGACCTGAGCAAGCTCAATGTTGGCTTGACTGAACACCTCGGCCTGCGCTTGGACGAAATCACTCCGGATCGCGTCAGGATGAGTTTCGATATCCGCCCGGAGCACCTTCAGCCGTTCGGGATCGTGCACGGCGGTGTCTACTGTTCGGTCGTCGAGACGGCGGCCAGCATGGGGGCCGCGGCCTGGCTCGCCTCCACCGGCACCGAGGGAAAGGTCGTGGGCGTCTCCAACCAGACCGATTTTCTCCGTGCGCTCGCGGAGGGAAGCGTCGCCGGCGTCGCCACGCCCGTGCATCGCGGCCGCAGCCAGCAGCTGTGGATCGTCGAGATCACCGACGCTCAGCAGCGCCTGGTCGCACGCGGACAGGTTCGATTGCAGAACCTCACGAACTGA
- a CDS encoding anti-sigma factor — protein sequence MTEHIFDELPSLLSGQSTQAELMSAAAHLRGCTDCQQELINALVAHASLSSAARYTPGVMPTVLTHVSQSGSLLDADLIGESSNVSDETAADSKDDSTGDSGDGSEDGSKASPARLPDLSALFAAVREEANQAAEVQDSRGFEADEDSDTTDTITDIDTRATKRRRFSGRWLVAAAVIGLGVGSAGVLAAKDAHTTANSTTVALAAYDTGSEPATAKVIGGDDMKLDASALPSPGGGALYEVWLTNAARTKMHALGWIGPDGKGEFTVPPELMGEYTAIEVSVQKINSSYDYSGTSVLRGTY from the coding sequence ATGACCGAGCACATCTTCGACGAACTACCCAGCCTCTTGAGTGGGCAGTCCACACAGGCGGAGTTGATGTCCGCCGCGGCGCATCTGCGTGGCTGCACCGACTGCCAACAGGAGCTGATCAACGCACTGGTGGCGCACGCCTCCTTGAGTTCGGCCGCCCGCTACACCCCTGGCGTCATGCCGACGGTCCTCACTCATGTCTCACAGTCCGGCTCGCTACTGGACGCGGATCTGATCGGCGAGTCGTCGAATGTATCGGATGAGACAGCGGCCGACTCGAAGGACGACTCGACGGGCGACTCGGGAGACGGCTCGGAAGACGGCTCGAAGGCGTCACCGGCCCGGCTGCCGGACCTCTCAGCGCTCTTCGCCGCGGTTCGGGAGGAGGCAAACCAAGCAGCAGAGGTTCAGGACTCCCGCGGGTTTGAGGCCGACGAGGACAGCGACACGACCGACACCATCACCGACATCGATACCCGGGCCACGAAGCGCCGCCGATTCTCAGGACGCTGGCTGGTTGCGGCAGCGGTGATCGGTCTCGGGGTCGGCAGCGCTGGAGTGCTCGCCGCCAAGGACGCGCACACAACCGCGAACAGCACCACGGTGGCCCTCGCCGCCTACGACACCGGGTCGGAGCCCGCAACGGCGAAAGTGATCGGCGGCGACGACATGAAGCTGGACGCTTCGGCGTTGCCGAGCCCGGGCGGCGGAGCACTCTACGAGGTGTGGCTGACCAACGCGGCCCGCACGAAGATGCATGCGCTGGGCTGGATCGGCCCGGACGGCAAGGGTGAGTTCACCGTGCCGCCGGAGCTCATGGGTGAGTACACCGCGATCGAGGTAAGCGTGCAGAAGATCAACTCCTCCTACGACTACTCCGGCACGAGCGTGCTGCGCGGCACTTACTAG
- a CDS encoding VOC family protein produces MGVQFQVTFDSADPAAHARFWAEALHYELQPPPPGFASWEAALDAWGVPVEERNDRSAIIDPAGVGPRVFFQQVPEPKTAKNRVHLDLRAAEGLAGEARLAALEQECTRLVALGASRVARFEPDPASGGHIVMRDPEGNEFCLD; encoded by the coding sequence ATGGGCGTTCAATTTCAGGTGACGTTTGACAGTGCCGATCCGGCGGCGCACGCGCGCTTCTGGGCTGAAGCGCTGCACTATGAGCTCCAGCCGCCCCCACCCGGATTTGCCTCGTGGGAGGCTGCGCTGGACGCGTGGGGGGTGCCTGTCGAGGAGCGCAACGACCGCTCGGCGATCATCGATCCAGCTGGAGTCGGGCCACGGGTGTTCTTCCAGCAAGTGCCCGAGCCGAAGACGGCCAAGAACCGGGTGCACCTGGACCTACGGGCGGCCGAGGGGCTGGCCGGCGAGGCCCGTCTGGCGGCCCTGGAGCAGGAGTGCACTCGACTGGTCGCGCTCGGCGCCAGCCGGGTTGCTCGCTTCGAGCCCGACCCGGCGTCCGGTGGCCATATAGTCATGCGCGATCCGGAGGGCAACGAATTCTGCCTGGACTGA
- a CDS encoding NUDIX domain-containing protein, which translates to MSEQSGAVSAGPRRSAGILLFRRVDESPDGVQVLLAHTGGPLWARRDLNAWSIPKGEFNDDETPLDAARREFREELGLPLPAGELHPLGEIIQKNRKVVTAWALEGALDPAAITPGTFELEWPPRSGRVLQVPEIDRVEWFAVSDARPRMFSGQAELLDRLLALIDAMATSGED; encoded by the coding sequence ATGAGTGAGCAATCCGGTGCCGTGTCTGCCGGCCCCCGACGCAGCGCCGGCATCCTGCTCTTTCGGCGGGTCGACGAATCGCCCGACGGCGTCCAAGTGCTGCTCGCGCATACCGGCGGCCCACTCTGGGCCCGGCGTGACCTGAATGCCTGGTCGATCCCTAAAGGTGAGTTCAACGACGACGAGACCCCGCTCGACGCTGCCCGGCGCGAGTTCCGGGAGGAGCTGGGCCTGCCGCTGCCGGCCGGGGAGCTGCACCCGCTGGGGGAGATCATCCAGAAGAATCGGAAGGTGGTGACCGCCTGGGCATTGGAGGGCGCGCTCGATCCGGCAGCCATCACGCCCGGCACCTTTGAGCTGGAGTGGCCACCCCGGTCCGGGCGGGTGCTGCAGGTGCCCGAGATCGATCGGGTCGAATGGTTCGCAGTCTCGGATGCGCGGCCGCGGATGTTCAGCGGGCAGGCAGAGCTGCTCGACCGGCTGCTGGCCCTGATCGATGCGATGGCGACGTCGGGTGAGGACTAA
- a CDS encoding phage holin family protein — protein sequence MGFIRLVARLVVLGLIIGVVAKIVPGVEVHGGFFTLLWLAVLFSVVNAILGPIFFLFGLPLVLLTFGLFLLVINAGLLAITAGLSSHLDIDGFWDALFAGLLISIFSWLAEMLLPLREHSKQRGVGSASENSASF from the coding sequence ATGGGGTTTATTCGGCTTGTTGCTCGCCTTGTGGTACTCGGTCTCATCATCGGCGTGGTGGCCAAAATCGTTCCCGGCGTTGAGGTTCACGGCGGATTCTTCACGCTGCTCTGGCTCGCTGTGCTCTTCTCGGTGGTGAACGCCATCCTTGGTCCAATCTTCTTTCTCTTCGGCCTGCCGCTGGTACTACTGACCTTCGGCCTCTTCCTACTGGTGATCAACGCCGGTCTGCTGGCGATCACCGCCGGCCTCTCGAGTCATCTCGACATCGACGGCTTCTGGGACGCGCTCTTCGCCGGCCTGCTGATCTCGATCTTCAGCTGGCTGGCCGAAATGCTGCTGCCGCTGCGGGAGCACTCGAAGCAGCGTGGTGTCGGTAGCGCTTCGGAGAACAGCGCCTCGTTCTAG
- a CDS encoding competence/damage-inducible protein A: MGSRAGIVVTGTEVLTGRVTDLNGPWLAEQLRIAGVDIAAVVVVGDRADDMRWALQRLGGEGLDLLITSGGLGPTADDLTAEIVAGVQGRPLTLDTALEASIGDIVRRLTSARGWRLDAGATAAAVRKQAMVPVGASVLAPVGTAPGLVVAPAEGFSGPPIVVLPGPPRELQGMWAAALADDTVHAALAGRAELRQQTLRLWGTPESELAADLRELDPQLGGLEITTCLRDGELEVVTRFAPSAQERYDVLAAEIQRRYPETLFSADGRSIDEVVASLLLDGGLTIATAESCTAGMVAARLTDLAGSSAYLLGGLVVYSNRAKVELAGVPSELLDQVGAVSAEVAVALAAGARERLHADIGVGITGVAGPGGGTAEKPVGLVHLCISSAERVVSRRIRVPGSRSMVRDRSTVVALHMVRELLSPQSAQSAQSAQSI, encoded by the coding sequence ATGGGCTCTCGCGCAGGAATCGTCGTCACCGGCACTGAGGTTCTCACCGGCCGGGTCACTGATCTCAATGGTCCGTGGCTGGCCGAGCAGCTACGGATAGCCGGTGTTGATATCGCCGCGGTGGTGGTGGTCGGCGACCGAGCCGACGACATGCGCTGGGCGTTGCAGCGGCTCGGCGGCGAGGGGCTCGATCTCCTCATCACCTCCGGCGGCCTCGGCCCGACGGCCGACGACCTGACCGCCGAGATCGTCGCCGGGGTGCAGGGTCGACCGCTCACTCTGGACACCGCCCTCGAAGCCAGTATCGGCGACATCGTGCGGCGGCTGACCTCGGCCCGTGGCTGGCGACTGGACGCGGGGGCGACGGCGGCCGCGGTGCGCAAACAAGCGATGGTGCCGGTCGGGGCTTCCGTGCTCGCGCCGGTCGGCACCGCTCCCGGGCTAGTCGTGGCGCCGGCCGAGGGCTTCAGCGGGCCGCCGATCGTTGTCCTCCCCGGGCCGCCGCGCGAGCTGCAGGGCATGTGGGCGGCGGCGCTGGCCGACGACACAGTTCACGCGGCGTTGGCCGGCCGGGCCGAGCTACGCCAGCAGACACTGCGGCTATGGGGAACACCGGAGTCGGAGTTGGCCGCCGACCTGAGAGAACTCGACCCTCAGCTGGGCGGCCTCGAGATCACCACCTGTCTGCGCGACGGTGAACTGGAGGTCGTCACCCGCTTTGCACCGTCCGCGCAGGAGCGCTACGACGTGCTGGCTGCCGAGATCCAGCGGCGGTACCCCGAGACCCTCTTCTCCGCCGACGGGCGAAGCATCGACGAGGTGGTCGCCAGCCTGCTGCTGGACGGTGGGTTGACTATTGCGACCGCGGAGTCGTGCACGGCCGGCATGGTCGCGGCCCGGCTCACCGACTTGGCCGGTTCCTCGGCCTACCTACTCGGTGGGTTGGTGGTGTACTCCAACCGGGCCAAAGTCGAGCTGGCCGGGGTGCCGAGCGAACTGCTCGACCAGGTTGGCGCCGTCAGCGCCGAGGTCGCGGTCGCGCTGGCTGCGGGAGCTCGGGAACGGCTGCACGCCGATATCGGCGTTGGCATCACCGGCGTGGCCGGGCCCGGAGGAGGCACAGCTGAGAAGCCGGTCGGCCTGGTGCATCTGTGCATCAGCTCGGCCGAGCGCGTAGTTTCGCGGCGCATCCGGGTCCCCGGGTCGCGGTCAATGGTCCGGGATCGATCGACCGTGGTGGCGCTGCACATGGTGCGCGAACTGCTGTCACCCCAATCAGCCCAGTCGGCCCAATCGGCCCAGTCGATTTAG
- a CDS encoding RNA polymerase sigma factor, whose amino-acid sequence METQLAEIGGRLASGQPDALEDCYRTLGPLVVSYLGRYVPQSDIDDVVQRVFYEVWRVHDRFDPNRSLRGWVLGIAKKRAIDHLRKRRDSVVPLDAVREITGDDGREFAERMVWADEVRTALAQLPDVQRQVIQMAYYEGYTQSEISTALDTPIGTVKTRTARGLQRLAGLLEKDGS is encoded by the coding sequence ATGGAGACCCAGCTCGCCGAGATCGGTGGTCGGCTCGCCTCCGGGCAGCCAGACGCCCTGGAGGACTGCTACCGCACCCTCGGCCCGCTTGTGGTCTCCTACCTCGGTCGGTATGTGCCCCAGTCGGATATCGACGATGTGGTGCAACGCGTCTTCTACGAGGTGTGGCGCGTCCACGACCGCTTCGATCCGAATCGCAGCCTGCGGGGTTGGGTGCTGGGGATCGCCAAGAAACGGGCCATCGATCACCTGCGCAAGCGCCGGGATTCGGTGGTACCGCTCGATGCCGTCCGCGAGATCACCGGCGACGACGGCCGCGAATTCGCCGAGCGGATGGTCTGGGCCGATGAAGTGCGCACCGCACTCGCACAACTGCCTGACGTGCAGCGGCAGGTCATTCAGATGGCCTATTACGAGGGATACACGCAGTCCGAGATCTCGACCGCGTTGGATACCCCGATCGGCACGGTGAAGACGCGGACGGCACGCGGGCTTCAGCGCCTGGCCGGTCTGCTCGAGAAGGACGGGAGCTGA
- a CDS encoding DUF1295 domain-containing protein, producing MVFATGPFVVGLLLSALSVAVVLLVTFAVARIVGKHSVIDTAWGALFAVIAIVTFLCSSGHGDAARRWLLLVLPVFWGGRLAIHIARRTVGKPEDPRYVELLAKAPGNPDLYALRMIYLLQGVLAFLISAPIQVGAYQSASLPPTAWIGVALWLLGVFFEGVGDAQMQRFRRDPANKGKLIQSGLWRYTRHPNYFGDACVWWGIFLVALGSWPVLLTIVCPIGMTLLLTKGSGARILERHMSKRAGWDDYAARTSGFIPLPPRKKSATT from the coding sequence ATGGTCTTCGCCACCGGGCCCTTCGTCGTTGGGCTGCTGCTCAGCGCGCTGAGCGTCGCCGTCGTGCTGCTCGTCACGTTTGCGGTGGCGCGGATCGTCGGCAAGCACAGTGTCATCGATACCGCCTGGGGCGCGCTCTTCGCCGTCATCGCGATCGTCACTTTCCTCTGCTCCAGCGGCCACGGCGATGCGGCCCGGCGCTGGTTGCTGCTGGTGCTGCCGGTCTTCTGGGGCGGCCGGCTGGCGATTCACATCGCCCGCAGAACGGTGGGAAAACCGGAGGATCCTCGCTATGTGGAGCTGCTGGCGAAGGCTCCGGGGAATCCCGACCTGTACGCCCTGCGCATGATTTACCTGCTGCAAGGCGTCCTGGCGTTCCTGATCTCGGCCCCGATTCAAGTCGGCGCCTACCAGTCAGCCTCGCTGCCGCCGACGGCTTGGATCGGCGTCGCGCTCTGGCTGCTCGGAGTCTTCTTCGAAGGTGTCGGCGACGCTCAGATGCAGCGCTTTCGCCGCGACCCGGCCAACAAGGGCAAGCTGATCCAGAGCGGTCTCTGGCGCTACACCCGCCACCCCAACTACTTCGGCGATGCCTGCGTCTGGTGGGGAATCTTCCTGGTCGCGCTGGGCAGCTGGCCCGTGCTGCTGACCATCGTCTGCCCGATCGGCATGACACTGCTGCTGACCAAGGGTTCGGGTGCCCGCATCCTGGAGCGGCACATGAGCAAGCGCGCCGGTTGGGACGACTACGCAGCCCGGACCAGCGGATTCATACCGTTGCCGCCGCGCAAGAAGAGCGCCACCACCTGA